The following nucleotide sequence is from Salvia splendens isolate huo1 chromosome 2, SspV2, whole genome shotgun sequence.
ATAACCAATTTTATCAGAAAACAACTATACTCACTGATTATAAATAAAGAAATCCATCttggaaaagaaaaaatattacttCTCTGCATGTTTCCGAATTTCAAATTCCAATAACATCACCTCCTAGAACAAACAATAGGGTTtacaataaaatacataaatatccAGTCTGTATGCTTATATCTGTACATACTTATGTAACACATTATACacccaaaaaggaaagaaaaaacaAGAGAGTTTAGCCATTGTTCATAATTTTCCATTCTCGATTGTGCATATAAATTGTAGGATTATTATTTTGCACGTATTTTAGAATTTAtattaagaaaaaattattagaaaattcatgatttttaattaaGTTCTGGTTCATATTGTAATTTTGAAAAGGGATATTGTGCTTATAATTTATGATAATTGAGTGAATTCtgatatattccactaacttcaaACCTGACAGATTTACGAAGCATATTTTATCCGATTAGGCATATATTATTCAATATTGAATTCACGAATTTCAGCTTTAAAACGGTGTCGCTTCGTTTATAATTGGGACTAAGCCGTATAGATTTCACGGCTATCCACGTCAGATCAATGTGTATGGAATAGTTTCTATTCGGGTCAAGTTAGGAAAATTGCATagtttcaaaagttttaagATTTTTAAGACTACTTTCAATGTTCGGGGAAAATTAACACTTAACCGTTAACAAAAATTCAACTACTTCATCAATTTGAACCATGCGTGTACCAAATTGACAATATATTACAATatgaaatcaaaatattttttaatggaaagattgagaaaaacattaaacttcATGTTTTTACTGGTGATTGCCAATATACGCAAGTTGATTAAAATGCATAATTTTTCTATAATAATTTTCCCTTAGGAGTATAATGGAGCACTGACATAAACTTTTACCCCATGATGAAAATATACACtctttttcttaattaattagtactactactttttttatACTCCTTATTTTAAATCGCTCataaaaattagtactccatattttaatgAATGAAGGTAGTATGTAGACAGAGTGATATAGTATGACGGTAAACTAAAATTTGCAATTGTACATTTATACGTATATGAAATGacaattaaaatggaaaaattacTTGCTGTACACAAATTAGTACACTTCTCAATCATAAAAACCACATACAAATTTCCCCACCACAAATATAAATCAGTTTTATGTCTTAACACAAACTAtttaatctttaaaaaaaacattaaccTTAGTAGcatgaaaaagtaaataaaataaaaataaaatcaaaccgTCTGTGAAAGCATCATCTCTTCCAACTCCTGCTTCTGCAAATCCTCTCTTGAATCCAATCCTCCTTCCCAATCTCCACCGCAAATTCACAAAATTCCGCccccttctcttcttcttcttctctctcctcctcctctttctCCTCCAGCCAGCTCTTCGCCGGCGCCGACCTGCACCGCATCAGCATCAGCGCATTCGCCGGCGGCGCCGCCTCATTAACAATTGCCTCCGCCGCCACACTTTCCTCCTCTTTCCTCAATTGACTGTTCTCCTCTTGCAAAATCATGAACCACTTCGAAAACACAGCTCCTCCCTTGTTATCGTCGCCGTCGTCATCTAATTCTTCTTCGTCGTCATCCGAGCTGATCTCGGCGGCGGGGATGGATCCGAAGCAGCGGAAGTCGAAGCGGAGGTTGCGCAGGCATGCTAAAAACTGCATGGCCTCCTTCTTGAAGCCTAGCGCGGCGGCCCAGGGCGGGCGCTTCTTGTGGTTGTGCATCCGCTCGATCTCCTCCATCACCGATTGCCAGTTCTTGCATGAATTCGGCTTCGATGAGCGGACCTTGATTTGCCCGGCGCAGGTCACTTTCGGGGAGGTCGGCTCCGAGTCAGCCTCGTTGTTGTTGCTCTTGCTGCGGGCCCACCTGGCGGCGGTGgtgttggtggtggtggatttgAGGAGGGaggggcggcggcggtggtggggCCGGGCCGGGCTGGATACGGGCTTTGGCATGAGGGAGAGGTGAGCCCGAGTGGGGAAGCATACCAGGAGATCGGTGGAGGGAGGGCCTTTGCCTTCTCTACCtctcatttttctttgttcagttcttgattttttttcaagtgGTCTTGGTTTGGTTGTGTGTGTTTTATGATTTGATGTAAATGGGATTGGAGTGGTTTTAGGTtagtttgtgtgtgtgtttttgtatGTGAGTTTTTGGTGATTGGTTTTGAAGTTTTAAAAGAAATgagggggagggggagaggCATTAAACTAAAGGTTGTCCTTTTTTATTGTGTGCCTTTTTCCCTTTTACCTTAGAGTTGGAGGTGCCATTTAGATATATTATGATTCATGATAAAGTACATTTTCCATCGAGTGTTGaacaataaataatgaattttagtcaaattttaatctgttttgtaattttgaaagttAACACAGTTCTCAATTTTCACATAACATTTAATTTATGTGAAATTGTATGTAATGTGGCATTAGACACATTCAACGAGGACGAGATCGTCCATGAATTTCATTTGACACTATTTTTCTCAATACATTTAGCAAATAACTCAATCATATCATTATTCTAAAATATGTGTGAATCAAATCAACAATATATTACAAATAGGAAATTGAAATATTTCATCAGggaaaaattgagaaaaatgtaaatttatagagcaatttttactatttgtttttaaaattatagaataaacaaatatttgaccaaattcagaaaataatGGTGAGTATGAAACCACCTAACACGATCGAGAAATGGGATGCAAATGATTATTAGAGACATAATAAGGTAACATCAACGGCAATGAAAATATAAAGACATAATATGTTCAACCACGTAAAATAGGGAGTAGTAatgttttttccattttagtaggATCATCAAAATTTAATCtctattaatttatattaagATTTATTTCTCTAATGAGATGAATGTCATTTTCTCTTTGACAATATTTCAACAAATTTTTCTTAAACCCTCTTaattaccaattttatattaaaatttgtctCTTCAATTTCGTAGAATATAAAATCATTTTAcaatacatatttcaaaaaatGAACCAATATGTAGggttgcgttagtgtgctaactaatttacagtaataactaataactttcaatacTGTGtaataaaattatcaacacaaagacataattatatcaatacaacatgtaaatttaaatatcaacacaagaaagattgataaatttatgtctttgtgttgatatttttaacatacaaaattgatatttagttattagttattactataaaaagttaATATTTGATCATACACCAACGTATTATGATGTTTAtccattgaaaaaaaaaaatatttgaggcAACTACATTTATGTAaaactattaattaaataataatggagTCATGCACAGCTAACAAAAGTTGTGAGTTTCTTTGCCTTTACTCTTGTGCCACACAATCAAATCCTCAAAATAAATGAGTGCAAAAAGTTGGTTCCCACAAGACTTGTTTCATGATCCCAtcatactttattcactttgGTGAGCCCATGCCAGATAAGTCTCAATTGctatttttcaattaaatccCACATAAAGTTAATTGTGGTTACCAAACATGCCCTTGTATTACCTTACTTAAAAGTTTGATTATAAATTTAAGTGTTTGGTGAGCTCCCACTAACCAACCTAAAAAAGCATTGATTCTCCAAGTGTTGTTTGGTGGGGTGAAATTGTTTATGAACCAAGTGAATAGaaaaatttttctttttaaatgatGCTAGGAGCTTGTGGGCAGCTGCTATTCGATAAATCTATAAACAACACTTGAAAAATCAAGTGAGCTagaaattttcaattaaattttaacTTTGTCAAATTTTATCTAAAGAATACTCACTCAACCACTAGGCCATCATTAGATCCAGAGCCATGAAATGCAATATATACAAATCACTAAATACTcatcaaattttcaaaaaaaaaattgtatttatatttttgcaCCATATATCCAAGATAATATCCCGATTCCACCCTTATATAGACAATCATAAAGTgacataattaataaatttgttcACAATAAAATGTTGTATGGGTTTGTTAGATCATAGAAGTTAGATTATTTTAGATATTTCGATAGAAACAAGAAAGTTAGTTGTGACATAATTGTGATTAAAGGAGCtaaaactaaagaaaacatTAAAATTTCGGACCCAAGCACTATAAAGAGGTTATGCTTTTTTCCTCGGGTGTTTAATAAAACTTTATATGCTCACTTCTTGATAGTGTACTTTTTATTCAGCTAAACAAGTTCATTTTTCTTCTTTGGTAAAGAACTAAACAAGTTAATTTGTAAacaagttgattttgatttttcacGGAGAGAGTGCAAATTTTGATAGTGGAAGTTGAAGGCAAACTTAATAAGAAATGCTACCAAAAAGaactgatggggtacgaactaaacaagcccaacagcagtgacggcccatcagcccaaagcccaaggaagagtatgagttcggcattaccaaagagttcggaggagttcggcattaccaaagagttcggcctctgcctacagctcggtaaaagccaaccaatcaagctctgctctcaggtcggcatcaagctctactctcagatcggcaaccaaagcagttcggtctcagtattcgaccgaacaaggagttagtggacccatgcaggatttccacaacttccaatacatccactaccacgtggcgtcaactcaggccacgatcttaggccatgacctacacgacctccacgacctagagtgatgatgtaagccacgatcttagttcaatgtataaatagaacttagatctgatagaaaagggttagaatctctctagagaaataatcatatagcaagtctgtgttgtaagctgtaattcgcagatcaagcaatacaaacctgcccccatttctccccgtggacgtagatttacctcagtaaatcgaaccacgtaaaattctctgtgtcgtaatttatttttacgagcattcatcatcatcaaaaattcgccgattcatcactggcgccgtctgtgggaaacagagaaccaaatttgtgataaagcgaatttttgaccattttttcaacccaaaaaatgcataccagatcgcagagtacccgtattcctgcccgtgagaaccaggaggaagccaatccatcccataggtctggaaaacagcctagggataaatccaccaccagttctcatggcgga
It contains:
- the LOC121767839 gene encoding uncharacterized protein LOC121767839, producing MRGREGKGPPSTDLLVCFPTRAHLSLMPKPVSSPARPHHRRRPSLLKSTTTNTTAARWARSKSNNNEADSEPTSPKVTCAGQIKVRSSKPNSCKNWQSVMEEIERMHNHKKRPPWAAALGFKKEAMQFLACLRNLRFDFRCFGSIPAAEISSDDDEEELDDDGDDNKGGAVFSKWFMILQEENSQLRKEEESVAAEAIVNEAAPPANALMLMRCRSAPAKSWLEEKEEEEREEEEEKGAEFCEFAVEIGKEDWIQERICRSRSWKR